Within the Flavobacterium sp. CG_23.5 genome, the region TAAGCGGCGTCAATTTTCTCAAACCATTTATCTGGTGTCGTATGAAGATGGGCTCCAAACTCAATTTTAGGATATTTTGGAATTAAATTCGAAAATAAATACCCAATTACATCAGGTGTCGAACTTCCCACAGTATCAGAAAGTGAAAGGATTTTCACGCCCATATCAGATAATTTTTGGGTCCACTCCCCTACTATTTCCGTGCTCCATGGATCACCATAAGGATTTCCAAAACCCATAGAAAGATAGGCCACCACTTCTTTATTACTTTTATAGGCAATTTCCAGAATTTCCTGCAAAGTGATTAATGATTCAGCAATAGTTTTATGGGTATTTCGCATCTGAAAATTTTCGGAAATCGAAAACGGGAAACCTAAATATTGTATTTCAGCGTGTTCTGATGCCAAAATTGCCCCTTGCGTATTTGCAATTATTGCCAATAATTTACTTCGGGTTTTTGACAAATCTAGTTGTGCCAACAATTCCG harbors:
- a CDS encoding hydroxymethylglutaryl-CoA lyase, with amino-acid sequence MEPIKIIECPRDAMQGIKPFIPTARKVAYIQSLLRVGFDTIDFGSFVSPKAIPQMQDTAELLAQLDLSKTRSKLLAIIANTQGAILASEHAEIQYLGFPFSISENFQMRNTHKTIAESLITLQEILEIAYKSNKEVVAYLSMGFGNPYGDPWSTEIVGEWTQKLSDMGVKILSLSDTVGSSTPDVIGYLFSNLIPKYPKIEFGAHLHTTPDKWFEKIDAAYNAGCRRYDGAIQGFGGCPMATDDLTGNMPTEKLLSYFTSKKENTNLSPMSFESAYNEASKLFGEFH